One region of Bacillus pumilus genomic DNA includes:
- a CDS encoding methyl-accepting chemotaxis protein — MIDSLRTLISAVQTSVENVASSSEELTASAGQTSKATEHITLAIEQFSNGNESQNDKVESSSEELDEMNRGLQHMNESAESITASSIKSTGIAGEGGQLVEKTASQMNVIDQSVKKAENVISALESKSKDITQILGVINGIADQTNLLALNAAIEAARAGESGRGFSVVAEEVRKLAVQSANSAKEIENLIKEIVQDIDVSQEVFTAVNREVQSGLSFTEQTRVSFHNIFEMTKEISDQLQTMNQTVVQLSNGSAHVSEAVREIADVSRESSANIQDIAASAEEQLASMEEISSSSATLSSMAEELRDLISKFKVE; from the coding sequence ATGATTGACTCATTAAGAACCCTCATTAGTGCCGTCCAAACCTCAGTCGAAAATGTCGCTTCTTCATCAGAAGAACTGACCGCCAGCGCAGGGCAAACAAGTAAAGCAACAGAGCATATTACACTAGCCATTGAACAATTCTCCAATGGAAATGAAAGTCAAAATGACAAAGTCGAATCCAGCTCAGAAGAGTTAGATGAAATGAACCGTGGCCTTCAGCACATGAATGAGTCGGCTGAGTCCATTACTGCTTCATCGATCAAATCAACAGGTATCGCAGGGGAAGGCGGACAGCTTGTCGAAAAAACCGCTTCTCAAATGAATGTCATTGATCAGTCCGTGAAAAAAGCAGAGAATGTCATCAGCGCTCTTGAAAGTAAATCAAAAGACATTACACAAATTCTAGGTGTCATCAATGGTATCGCCGACCAAACGAATCTACTTGCGCTAAATGCAGCAATTGAGGCAGCAAGAGCTGGGGAATCTGGCAGAGGCTTCTCCGTTGTAGCAGAAGAAGTAAGAAAACTGGCTGTTCAATCAGCCAATTCGGCGAAAGAAATCGAGAATTTGATTAAAGAAATCGTTCAAGACATCGATGTATCACAGGAAGTATTCACTGCAGTGAATCGAGAAGTTCAATCAGGCCTAAGCTTCACTGAACAAACAAGAGTCAGCTTCCACAATATTTTCGAAATGACAAAAGAAATTTCTGACCAGCTTCAAACCATGAATCAAACAGTTGTCCAGCTTTCAAATGGCTCTGCACATGTGTCAGAGGCTGTCCGTGAGATTGCAGACGTCTCACGTGAAAGCTCCGCAAACATTCAAGACATTGCGGCTTCAGCGGAAGAACAGCTCGCATCTATGGAAGAAATCAGCTCCTCCTCTGCTACGCTTTCATCAATGGCAGAAGAATTGCGTGATTTGATCAGCAAATTTAAAGTCGAATAG
- a CDS encoding methyl-accepting chemotaxis protein, producing MSESLRDVIRAVQQSVDNVASASEELTASASQTSQATEHITMSIEQFSNGNEAQNEKVESSTNQLVAMNEGLQGMSQTSSEVATVSLQSTEAAGQGGRIVESTASQMKHIDTSVQEAEQVMKQLEYKSKDITSILNVINGIADQTNLLALNAAIEAARAGESGRGFSVVAEEVRKLAVQSADSAKEIEKLIQEIVLEIAKSQDMFKTVNREVHAGLGMTEEAKESFQNIYEAAEGMSKKLTQLNDTAIDLSSGSKLVSQAMQEMRQVSRESAANIQDIAASAEEQLASMEEISSSSVTLSNMAEELKELTSQFKID from the coding sequence ATGAGTGAATCCCTTCGTGACGTCATTCGAGCGGTACAGCAATCTGTCGACAATGTGGCTTCCGCTTCCGAGGAGCTGACGGCAAGTGCCAGCCAAACAAGTCAAGCAACCGAGCATATCACAATGTCGATTGAACAATTTTCAAACGGAAATGAAGCACAAAACGAGAAAGTCGAATCTAGTACGAATCAGCTTGTGGCAATGAATGAAGGATTACAAGGCATGTCACAAACGTCATCAGAAGTGGCTACTGTCTCACTTCAATCGACAGAGGCAGCTGGTCAAGGCGGCCGAATTGTTGAAAGCACAGCGAGCCAAATGAAACATATTGATACATCTGTACAAGAAGCAGAACAAGTCATGAAGCAATTAGAATATAAGTCTAAAGATATTACGAGCATTTTAAATGTCATTAACGGCATTGCAGATCAAACGAATCTTCTTGCGTTAAATGCAGCCATCGAAGCAGCAAGAGCAGGCGAATCAGGACGCGGCTTCTCTGTCGTGGCAGAAGAAGTGAGAAAACTAGCTGTCCAATCGGCAGACTCAGCGAAAGAAATAGAAAAACTCATTCAAGAAATTGTGTTAGAAATTGCTAAATCTCAAGATATGTTCAAAACGGTCAATCGAGAAGTACATGCAGGACTTGGTATGACAGAAGAAGCAAAAGAAAGCTTCCAGAACATTTATGAGGCGGCAGAAGGAATGTCGAAAAAACTGACGCAATTAAATGATACAGCCATTGATCTATCGAGCGGTTCGAAGCTAGTTTCACAAGCTATGCAGGAGATGCGCCAAGTCTCTAGAGAAAGTGCGGCAAACATTCAGGACATTGCGGCTTCTGCTGAAGAGCAACTGGCCTCTATGGAAGAAATATCATCTTCTTCAGTGACACTATCTAACATGGCAGAGGAACTAAAAGAGCTCACAAGTCAATTCAAAATTGATTAA